TGGATCGTCTTCGGCGACACCGGCGGCGGTGACCGGATCGCAGTCGACCTGACTCCCGGTCCGCACGGATACCCGGGCCAGATCATCGTTCTCGGTCACGAGGAGAACATCGGCGCCCACCTGCTCGCGGAGTCGCTCACCGACCTGGTGCTGAACCGGCGCGAGGACTGGTACTCCGGCCGCCGCGGGACCGAACTGCCGGCCGTGGCCAGGGTCAACAGGGGAAGCCTGCCGAGTGTCCGGGCTGCGGCCCACCCGGAGTTGGAGGTCCTGTCCATCGGTGTGCTGGAGGGCGAGCCGCTCAGTCTCGCCCCCGTCACCGGCCTGCCCCGCCTGCGCACCCTCACCGCCTACCCCGGCACGCTCGCCGACCCGCTGGAGATCGCCAAGCTGACCGGGCTCGAATTCCTGGAGCTCGGGCCGCAGGAGTGGCGTGTTCTCTTGGATGCCGGAGCTGTCCCGCGCAGCCTGGCCGCCGCCGCCATCGAGGTGCACGGCGATCAGCACCCGCTTGCGATCGTCGACCTCGCCAACGAGGTCCTCGCCCTCTGGGACCGCCCCCCGATCACCCGGACCGTCCTCGCAGGCGACCTGGGTCCCGGGGCGTAGTCAGTAGTCGGCGTTCTTGCCCAGGTACTGCTCCGCGAACGCCCTGGCCGCAGTCGGGGAGCCGAAGATGCGGCGGAGGCGGGCGAGCGTCGTGCCCGCGCGGTAGGGATCGCCCGACGACGTGCCGTGATAGACCTCGGAAAGCCAGTGGGAGAACTCCTGGTAGTCCCACACCCGGCCGAGGCAGGCCTGTGAGTAGCCGTCCAGGCCGGTGCCGTCGCCCTTCGTGAGGTGGGCGACGAGTCCGTCGCCGAGCAGGAAGGCGTCGTGCAGGGCGAGGTTCATGCCCTTGGCGGCGATGGGGGCGGTCAGGTGGGCGGCGTCGCCGGCCAGGAAGAGGCGGCCGAACACCATGGGCTGGACCACGTAGTTGTGCATGTCGAGGACGCGCTTCTCGATCAGCCGCCCCTCCGTCAGCGGCGGCGCGCCGTTCGCGCCGAGCCGCTGCTGCAGCTCCGTCCAGACCCGGTCGTGCGACCAGTTCTCCGGGTCGTCGCCGGGCGGGCACTCGAGGTAGTAGCGGGTTACGTCGGCGCTGCGCGCCATGTGCCCGGCGAACCCGTTCGGATGCATGCCGAACAGGACGCAGTCGGAGGACGGCGGCGCCTCGGCGAGCAGCGCCAGCCAGCCGATGCCGTAGTCGCTGCGGGAGATGTGGGCACGGTCGGCCGGCAGCGCGGTGCGCGTCACCCCGCGCGCCCCGTCGCAACCCGCCACGAAGTCACAGTGCACGACCTCCCGTCGACCCGTCCGCGGGCAGGTGTACGACACCGAGGGGCGGTCGGTGTCGAGGTCGTGCAGCTCCACGTCCCGCACGCCGAAGCGTATGGCGCCGCCGCGCACGTCCGCGTACTCGCGCACCAGGTCCGTCACCAGCAACTGCTGGGGGTAGACCCAGTGATGAACCCCCGTGAGCTCCCCGTACTCGAACCGGTAGCGCTCCCCGGCGAACCGGAACTCGCACTCGGTGTGCCGCTGCGCCCGCTCCAGCAGGGTGTCCGCGAGACCCCGCCGCTGGAGTCCGCGTACGGCCCACTCCTCGAGGACCCCGGCCCGCGGCCGCTGCTCGATGAACTCGCGTGTCTCGATCTCCAGCACCAGACAGTCGACGGACGCCGCCCGCAGGATGTTGCCGATGGTGAGGCCGGCCGGTCCCGCACCGACGATGACGACCGGAAAGCGTTGGGAGGCCGCGGAGTTGGGATGGGGGGTCGTGGAAGTCACCCGAGCATTATGCGGGCCGCCGGTGTGGGGAGGGGAGGCTTCCGGGGCGCGCTCAGTGCGCTGGGACCTCGTGTCCGGAACGCCTGCGTGCCCGCGACGCCTCAGTGACCGCGACGCCTCAGTGCCCGCGACCTCCTCGATGCTCCGCTCGGTCTCAGCCGAGCCGCGGTATCTCGATCGCCGGGCAGCGGTCCATGACCATCTCCAGGCCCGCCGCGCGCGTACGGTCGTACGCCGCCTCGTCGATCACTCCGAGCTGGAACCAGACGGCCTTGGCGCCCTTCGCCACCGCCTCGTCGGCGACCGGGCCGGCGCGGTCGCTGTTGACGAAGACGTCGACCACGTCCACGTCGAAGGGGATGTCCGCCAGGGAGGCATAGCCCGGCTCGCCGTGAACCGTCTCCGCCTTCGGGTGGACCGGCACGATGCGCTTGCCATAACGCTGTAGTACGTCGGCGACCCCGTACGCCGCCCGCCGCTGGTTCGACGACAGGCCCACGACGGCCCAGGTGTCGCCCAGTTCGGTGAGGATCCTGCGGACCGCTGCCTCGTCGCCGTACACCGCCGGCCTCCCCTTGCTTCGTACAGCTGCCGTCCAGCTGTTCTCATGACCGACAACGGCCGACGAAGCTCCAGGATTCCCGGCGTCCACCCCACGGTTCCCGGCAACCCCGGCCCCACCCAGCGAGCTCCCGAGAGACCCGACGTACGCCACGCTGACCGGAAAGCGGGCCGGATGGCTGCGCAGGACCGCGCGGCCGCCTACGCTCGCTCCGTGCTGCGCATCATCGACGCCCGAACCGGCGAGCCCGTCGACGCCGCGCCCGCCCGGCGGGGCCTGACCCGCGTCGAGGCGCATACCGACGGCTTCGACGTCACCGCCCTACGCCTCCTGCTGGTCGCCGATCTCCTCGTCCGTGCCCTGGAACTCGGCGGTACGCCGGTCTGGGCGCTGCTCGACGACGACCGGCAGCAGGCGGAGCTCCGGGCCGGCGCCGCCGCGCTGGGCATCCGGCCCTTCGAGGACGGCCGGGGCGCCGCATCGGGCCTGGGCGAGGCGCAGGTCATCCACGTCGTCCGCGAGGGCGGCGCGGAACCCGACGGTGTACGGGTCGCCGTCGCGCCGGTGCACTCGCAGGCACCCCCCGAGGAGGCCGACCCCGCCGCCCTGCGCCTCGCGCTGCTCTCGCGGCGCAGGAACGTGCCCGAACGGCTCGACACGGCCGCTCTCGGCGAAGCCCACGACACCCTCGTCCGCTGGCGCCGCGCCGTCGCCGCGTGGGCGCAGCAGCCGTCGCGGCCCATCCCCGACGAGGTGCGGACGGAGCTCCGCAGCGCCTGGGAGAACGACCTCGACGTCCCCGGGGTGCTCGGCGTCCTGCGGTGGGTGGAGACCGCACCGGACCTGCCGGACGGCGCCCGCTTCGAGACGTACGCCTACGCCGACCGCCTCCTCGGCCTCGACCTGACCCGCGACCTGGGAACCCCGGCATGACCGCGCGCATCGGAGCGGGCCCGCTGCGCCGTCTGGTCGTCCTGCGGCACGCCAAGTCCGCCTGGCCGGACGGCGTCGCCGACCACGAGCGCCCACTTGCCCCGCGCGGCCGCCGGGACGCCCCGGTCGTGGGCCGGACGCTGGCCGAGGCCGACTGTCTGCCGGACCTCGCCCTGTGCTCGACCGCCGTACGCGCGCGTGAAACCTGGGAACTGGCCGCCGCCCAGTGGGGCACGCCACCGCCGGTGCGCCACGAGCCGCGGCTGTACGCTGCGGACGTCCCCGACCTGCTGGAGGTCGTGCGGGAGGTGCCCTCCGAGGTCGAGACGCTGTTGCTGGTCGGGCACAACCCCGGCCTGGAGGACCTCGTCCTCGAACTCGCCGGCGACGGTCTCGACGACGCGCTGGACCAGGTCCGTACGAAGTTCCCGACTTCGGCGATCGCCGTCCTGGCCTGGCACGGCACCACCTGGCAGGCCCTCGCGCCCGGCACGGCGCTGCTGACGAGCGTGATGGTGGCGCGGGGCAAGAAGAAGTGAGCGCCTCCCGCGCGGGCGGCCGGAGGCGCTGCGCATAGGCTGGCCGGATGCAGGACGAGTACCGCACAGTCGCCCACGCGGGCGTCCACGAGACCGAGGTCAACCGCTCACGCTTCATCTGTGCGCTCGCCCCGGCGGCCACCGAACAGGAGGCCCAGGACTTCCTCGCCGCCCTCCGCAAGAAGCACGCCGACGCCACCCACAACTGCTGGGCCTACGTCATCGGCGCCGACGCCGCGATCCAGAAGGCGAGCGACGACGGCGAACCGGGCGGCACGGCCGGCGTCCCCATGCTCCAGATGCTGCTGCGCCGCGACATGCGGTACGTCGTCGCCGTCGTCACCCGTTACTACGGCGGCGTCAAGCTCGGCGCCGGCGGGCTGATCCGGGCGTACGGCGGAGCGGTCGGCGAGGCCCTGGACGCGGTTGGCACGATCACCCGGCGCCGCTTCCGGCTGGCCACGGTGACCGTCGACCACCAGCGCGCGGGCAAGGTGCAGAACGATCTGAGGTCGACCGGGCGCGAGGTGCGGGACGTGCGGTACGGGGAGGCGGTCACGATCGAGATCGGTCTTCCGGACGCCGATGTGGAGGCGTTCCGGGGGTGGCTCGCGGATGCGACGGCGGGGACGGCGGGGTTCGAGCTCGGGGGAGAGGCGTACGGGGACGCGTGACGGGCGAGGGGGACAGCCGCGCCGGGTCAGGCAGGGGCGACAGGGACGACAGGGGTGAAATGTCCGTAACGGGCGTATGGCGAGCCTGTCATGACGGGGCGATACGGGAGTAACCGCCCGTGCTGTCAGACCCGGCCGTTAGTCTCGGGGATCATGAGGCTGCTGCACACTTCCGACTGGCATCTCGGCCGGGCGTTCCACCGGGTCACCATGCTCGGCGCCCAGTCCGAGTTCATCGGCCATCTCGTCACGACCGTGCGTGAGCGCGGCGTGGACGCGGTGGTCGTGTCGGGAGACGTGTACGACCGGGCGGTGCCGCCGCTCGCCGCGGTCGAGCTGTTCGACGACGCCCTGCACCGGCTCGCCGACCTCGGTGTGCCGACGGTGATGATCTCCGGGAACCACGACTCGGCCCGCCGGCTCGGTGTGGGCGCGGGGCTGATCGGGCGTGCGGGCATCCATCTGCGGACCGACCCGTCGGCGTGCGGCACACCGGTCGTGCTCCAGGACGATTTCGGCGAGGTGGCCTTCTACGGACTGCCCTACCTCGAACCCGCCCTGGTGAAGGACGAGTTCGGGGTCGAGAAGGCTGGGCACGAGACCGTGCTCGCCGCCGCCATGGACCGCGTGCGCGCCGACCTCGCCACACGCGCGCGTGGCACGCGGTCGGTCGTCCTCGCGCACGCCTTCGTCACCGGCGGCGAGGCCAGCGACAGCGAGCGGGACATCACCGTCGGCGGGGTGGCCGCGGTACCCGCCGGCGTCTTCGACGGCGTCGACTACGCGGCGCTGGGCCATCTGCACGGCTGCCAGACCATCACCGAGCGCGTCCGCTACTCGGGCTCGCCGCTGCCGTACTCCTTCTCGGAGGCCGACCACCGCAAGAGCATGTGGCTCGTCGACCTGGACGCCGACGGCGCGGTCACCGCCGAGCGCGTCGACTGCCCGGTGCCGCGTGCGCTCGCACGGATCCGCGGGACGCTGGAGGAACTGCTCGCCGATCCCGAGCTCGCGCGGCACGAGGAGGCGTGGGTCGAGGCGACGCTCACGGACGCGGTGCGCCCCGCGGACCCCATGGCCCGCCTCGCCGAGCGCTTCCCGCACACGCTCAGCCTGGTCTTCGACCCCGAGCGGGCGCCTGACGATCCCGAGGTGTCCTACGCGCAGCGGCTCGCGGGCCGCAGCGAGCAGGAGATCGCGGAGGACTTCGTGGCCCATGTGCGCGGGGCCGGGCCCGACGAGCACGAACAGGGCGTGCTGCGGGACGCCTTCGACGCGGTGCGGGCCGACGAGGCCGTGCGGGAGGTGGCGCGATGAGGCTCCATCGCCTCGACGTGACGGCCTTCGGGCCCTTCGGCAGCTCTCAGAGCGTCGACTTCGACGCGCTGTCGGCGGCCGGGCTCTTCCTGCTGCACGGACCGACCGGCGCCGGCAAGACCTCCGTCCTGGACGCCGTCTGCTACGCGCTCTACGGCTCCGTGCCGGGCGCCCGCCAGAGCGGCCAGGGCATGACCCTGCGCAGCGACCACGCCGCGGCCGGCACGCGCACGGAAGTCCGCCTCGAACTCACCGTCGCCGGACGCCGGTTGGAGATCACCCGGCAACCGCCCTGGGAGCGCCCCAAGAAGCGCGGCTCGGGTACGACACTCGACAAGGCGCAGAGCTGGCTGCGCGCGTACGACCCACAGGCCGGGACCTGGAAGGACCTCAGCCGCTCGCACCAGGAGATCGGCGAGGAGATCACCCAGCTGCTCGGCATGAGCCGCGAGCAGTTCTGCCAGGTCGTGCTGCTGCCCCAGGGCGACTTCGCCCGCTTCCTGCGCGCCGACGCCGAGGCCCGCGGCAGGCTGCTGGGCCGCCTCTTCGACACCCACCGCTTCGCGGAGGTCGAAAAGCGCCTCGCCGAGCGCCGACGGGCGGCCGAGGCCCAGGTGCGGGACGGCGACGCCGCGCTGCTGGCCGACGCCCACCGGATGCAGCAGGCCGCGGGCGACGCCATGCCGTTGCCCGACCTCGCACCGGGCGAGCCGGGCCTGGCCGACGCCGTCCTCGGCGCCGCCGCCGTCGCCCGCAGCACCGCCCGTGAGCAGCTGACCGTCGCCCACTGCCGCCTCTTGGCCGCCGAGTCCGCCCAGGCCGCCGCCGACCACGCCCTGGCCGACGTACGCGAAGTGGCCCGGCTGCAGCGGCGGTTCGCCGAAGCACGTCAGCGCGCCCGGTTGCTTCAGGAGCGGGCCGACGCCCACCGGGAGGCGCAGGCGCGCATGGAGCGGGCCCGCAAGGCCGAGGCCGTGGCACCGGCGCTGGAGCTGCGGGAGGCCACCGAAGCCGAACACCGTCGGGCGGCCGTGGCGGAGGCACGCGCGCGTGCGCTGCTGCGAGGCGCCTTCGGCGAGACGGACGCCGGAGCTGGGCCGGACGAGGGCACGAGGACCGGACCCGGCGGCGATCCCGGAGCCGGGCACGTGGCCCTTCGGCCGGAGGACGTCTCGGCCAGTGGGCGCCGCGGGGCCTTTGAAGCGCACGCGTCTGCCCGGACGACGGACACCCTCGCCGACGCCGGTGCCGCCGGGCTCGCCGCCGCCGCGCGTCGGGTCGCCGAGGAGCTGGGCGGGCTGGAGTCGGCCCGTCGCGGCGAGCAGCGGCTGGCCGAACTCGTCGCGGAGCGCGCGGATCTGGACCGCCAGGAGCGGGCGGACGACGACGTCCGGCTGGAGGCCGAGGCCTGGCTCGCCGGGTGGGAGGAGACCCGGGCCGCACTGCACGCCCGGATCGAGTCCGCGCAGGAGGCCGCGAGCCGCGCCGACCAACTGGCCGTGCAGCGCGAGCCCGCGCGGCAGCGGCTCGCCGCAGCGCGGATGCGTGACCAACTGGCCGGCGACACGGAAACGGCCGCCCGACAGGCCTCCGACGCCCAGGAGTCGGCGTTGAAGGCCAAGGCGCACTGGCTGGACGTCAAGGAACAGCGCCTCAACGGCATCGCCGCCGAACTCGCGGCACAGCTCGAGGACGGCGAACCCTGTGCTGTCTGCGGCGCCACGGAGCACCCCGCACCCGCCCGCAAGGACGTCGGACACGTCGACCGGGAAGCCGAGGAGCGGGCGCTGGCCGCATACCAGCAGGCGGAGGAACGGCACGCCGAGAACGAACGGCGCCTGGGCGTCGTACGGGAAGCCCTCGCCGCCGCCAGTGCCGAGGCCGCCGACCTGCCGACAAGCCAACTCGCGGAAGCCGCCGACAAGTTGGAGCGGCTGTTCAGCCAGGCCCGCAGGGACGCCTCCGCGCTGCACTCCGTCCACGAGGAGCTGCGGCGGGCCGAGGCGGAACACGAGCGGCGCACCGCCGCCCACCAGCAGGCGGCCGTCCGCGCCGCCGCCCGGGTCGGCCACCGCGAGCGGCTGGACCGCGAGAAGGGTGTTCTGGAAGCGGAGTTGGCACAGGCCCGTGGCGCCGCCGACAGCGTGGCCGCGCGGGCCGCGCAGCTGGAGCGGCAGGTCACGCTGCTCACCGACGCCGCCGACACGGCGCGCGCCGCCGCCGACACCGCCCAGCGGCTCAAGGACGCCGACGCCCGCCTGGCCGACGCCGCCTTCCGCGCGGGCTTCGACACCCCGCAGGCCGCGGCCGCCGCGCTCCTCGACGACGCCGCGCACCGCGAGCTCCAACGACGGCTGGACGCCTGGCAGTCCGAGGAGGCCGCCGTACGCGCCGTCCTCGCCGAGGCCGACACCGCGGCCGCCGCCGAGCAGCCACCCGCCGACCTCGTTTCCGCGGAGCGTGCCGCCACCGCCGCGGCGCAGCGCGTCCGCGACGCCGCCTCCGCGCGCGACGCGGCGGCCCGACGCTGCACCGAGCTCGACCGGCTGTCCACGCGCGCGACCACCGCCGTACGCCAACTCGCCCCGCTGCGCGAGGAGTACGACCGCGTGGCCCGCCTCGCCTCTCTCGCCGCGGGGACCTCGGCGGACAACGAACGCAAGATGCGCCTGGAGTCGTACGTGCTCGCGGCCCGCCTCGAACAGGTCGCCGCCGCCGCGACCGTACGGCTGCAGCGCATGTCGTCCGGCCGCTACACCCTCGTCCACTCCGACGACCGGGCCGGCCGCGGCCGCAGCGGGCTCGGGCTGCACGTCGTCGACGCCTGGACCGGGCGTGAGCGGGACACGGCGACCCTGTCGGGCGGGGAGACGTTCTTCGCCTCCCTCGCCCTGGCCCTCGGCCTCGCGGACGTCGTCACCGACGAGGCCGGCGGGGTCCGCCTCGACACGCTCTTCATCGACGAGGGCTTCGGCAGCCTCGACGACCAGACCCTCGACGAGGTGCTCGACGTCCTCGACTCCCTGCGCGAGCGCGACCGCAGCGTCGGGATCGTCAGCCATGTCGCCGATCTGCGGCGGCGCATCCATGCGCAACTGGAGGTCGTGAAGGGGAGATCGGGGTCGGTGCTGCGGCAGCGGGGGCACTGACCGCGGGAGCATTGAAGGCTCGTGATCCTCCATATGCCCGCCGGTGGGTTGAGCCCAGTCAGGGTGGATTTGTCACCTGTCTTTCCCCACCTTTCCTTGATCTTCCTTGCCCTTCTGTCCCCCGCCTGTCCCCCGGACAGCCCCGGGACAAGCCCTCCCGCGAGTCCGACCTGCAGGAACTTTCCGTCGTCGCAGGTGGCGAGCAACGAACGATTCGATTGACTACCGCTTTCAGTTCGCGATTTCGGGGCCCAGTAACACCCACTGAGATTTCAGGCGCGATGTCGCGCGCTTGACGAGTGATCACTGGAGCCCTCATGCAAGGGCGACCCTGGGGATCGCGGGCGATGATGTCGCCCGTACGCCGCCGGACGTCGGCGCCCGCCGCCAGGGCCAGGTGGGCGCGGGTCCCTTCGGGACGCGCGTGGCTGGGGGCCTTGCCGGCATGGTTATGAGCGCAGCTGAATGAGACGGAAACTGAGAACGAGAGGGCTCGGCACCTTCCGCAGACAGTAGGGGACAGGACTGCGTTGTTCTGGGCCTGCCGTCGTTGGAACCAGCCCGACGGGATCAATGTGAGCAGTCCGCGCACTGGCTTGCTGGGCTGCCTCGCAAGGCGACCTACGCCGATCTCCCGTGAGATCCTGGCAGCGTGTCTCGCCGTCAGCAACGTCCGGAGCCTGCACCGCAGTTCTTTGATGAGCAGATCGTCAATTGGTTGATCGACGAATGCAGGGACGCGGGGAACCGCATCTCAACCCTCACAACTTCGGGTGACCGCATCATGGTGGGGAGCACGGTGATCGCTTTCCTTGCCACGGTCGCCGTCGGAGGAGGTAAGAGATACCTACTGATGTGGCTGCCGCTAGGCGTCGCCGTCGTCATCGTCTACGGGCTGTACCTGAACAACATGACGCGGACACTCATCGGGTACAAGATCGGCCTCGAGAGGGAAATCGAAAGGCGAGTCGGTATCCCTCTGATCGCATGGCAGTCGCGCATCAACGTCCGTGCTGGCTCAAGCCACCACGTAAAGAGTGTGTTCGTGAAGTGCGGGGCGGTATATGCGGCGAGCGCAGGGCTCGCCCTCAACCAGGCGATTGACACGCTATCGCTAGGCGCCTGGGGGCGCGAGCGGGCATGGCTGCATGTCGCGCTCACAAGCGCCAGCATCGTGATCTGTACCGTGGTGATCGGTTACTGCCTCTGGATCCAAGAAGGCATGCGTGAGGCTGCGACACGGAGAGTCACAGACATGTTCGGCGGAGATAGGCAGCCCGGTGGTTCCTGAGAAGCTTGCGCCTTCACCGGCCTACAGCGCAGCAACTGCCACCCGGACAGCCTGTAACACCGTCTGGACCGGCCATGGCGAATTTTAGCCATTCTCGATCGGTTGCGATGGGGTTATGGCGGCCAATTTGCCCATTTTGTGCCGATTCATTTGAGGATCTGCACTGGGAGACGATCCACGCTGCTGCGGCGCCTCGCGGTGGCGCTGCTCGCGGTCTTGGTCACCGTCCGTAAGAAGCCAAGCTGGTTCAAGATCGAGTCTGTCTCGGGACGGCAGATGCTCATCCCCCCGAGGTCAAGCTGGCAACCACGAGCGGATAGCGGTTGATTCAGGAACCCCGCAGGGTATGCCTGCATCCCAAGGGCAGGACACCCTGAATGGGCTGACTCGTCATGGCGTTGAGGGGACGCATGTCTGGTCTCGGTCTGTCTGAAGCCGAAAGCATGCTGTGGGAGGCGTTTGTCACCGGCAGGGTAGTTGATCTCGGGGGTTCTGCTGGAGGGGCAACTCAGGGCGCTGACGGAGTCGTGCGGGCCGAGGTGATCGGGCGTCTT
Above is a window of Streptomyces sp. DT2A-34 DNA encoding:
- a CDS encoding exonuclease SbcCD subunit D — protein: MRLLHTSDWHLGRAFHRVTMLGAQSEFIGHLVTTVRERGVDAVVVSGDVYDRAVPPLAAVELFDDALHRLADLGVPTVMISGNHDSARRLGVGAGLIGRAGIHLRTDPSACGTPVVLQDDFGEVAFYGLPYLEPALVKDEFGVEKAGHETVLAAAMDRVRADLATRARGTRSVVLAHAFVTGGEASDSERDITVGGVAAVPAGVFDGVDYAALGHLHGCQTITERVRYSGSPLPYSFSEADHRKSMWLVDLDADGAVTAERVDCPVPRALARIRGTLEELLADPELARHEEAWVEATLTDAVRPADPMARLAERFPHTLSLVFDPERAPDDPEVSYAQRLAGRSEQEIAEDFVAHVRGAGPDEHEQGVLRDAFDAVRADEAVREVAR
- a CDS encoding histidine phosphatase family protein yields the protein MTARIGAGPLRRLVVLRHAKSAWPDGVADHERPLAPRGRRDAPVVGRTLAEADCLPDLALCSTAVRARETWELAAAQWGTPPPVRHEPRLYAADVPDLLEVVREVPSEVETLLLVGHNPGLEDLVLELAGDGLDDALDQVRTKFPTSAIAVLAWHGTTWQALAPGTALLTSVMVARGKKK
- a CDS encoding SMC family ATPase, whose protein sequence is MRLHRLDVTAFGPFGSSQSVDFDALSAAGLFLLHGPTGAGKTSVLDAVCYALYGSVPGARQSGQGMTLRSDHAAAGTRTEVRLELTVAGRRLEITRQPPWERPKKRGSGTTLDKAQSWLRAYDPQAGTWKDLSRSHQEIGEEITQLLGMSREQFCQVVLLPQGDFARFLRADAEARGRLLGRLFDTHRFAEVEKRLAERRRAAEAQVRDGDAALLADAHRMQQAAGDAMPLPDLAPGEPGLADAVLGAAAVARSTAREQLTVAHCRLLAAESAQAAADHALADVREVARLQRRFAEARQRARLLQERADAHREAQARMERARKAEAVAPALELREATEAEHRRAAVAEARARALLRGAFGETDAGAGPDEGTRTGPGGDPGAGHVALRPEDVSASGRRGAFEAHASARTTDTLADAGAAGLAAAARRVAEELGGLESARRGEQRLAELVAERADLDRQERADDDVRLEAEAWLAGWEETRAALHARIESAQEAASRADQLAVQREPARQRLAAARMRDQLAGDTETAARQASDAQESALKAKAHWLDVKEQRLNGIAAELAAQLEDGEPCAVCGATEHPAPARKDVGHVDREAEERALAAYQQAEERHAENERRLGVVREALAAASAEAADLPTSQLAEAADKLERLFSQARRDASALHSVHEELRRAEAEHERRTAAHQQAAVRAAARVGHRERLDREKGVLEAELAQARGAADSVAARAAQLERQVTLLTDAADTARAAADTAQRLKDADARLADAAFRAGFDTPQAAAAALLDDAAHRELQRRLDAWQSEEAAVRAVLAEADTAAAAEQPPADLVSAERAATAAAQRVRDAASARDAAARRCTELDRLSTRATTAVRQLAPLREEYDRVARLASLAAGTSADNERKMRLESYVLAARLEQVAAAATVRLQRMSSGRYTLVHSDDRAGRGRSGLGLHVVDAWTGRERDTATLSGGETFFASLALALGLADVVTDEAGGVRLDTLFIDEGFGSLDDQTLDEVLDVLDSLRERDRSVGIVSHVADLRRRIHAQLEVVKGRSGSVLRQRGH
- a CDS encoding CoA-binding protein; translated protein: MYGDEAAVRRILTELGDTWAVVGLSSNQRRAAYGVADVLQRYGKRIVPVHPKAETVHGEPGYASLADIPFDVDVVDVFVNSDRAGPVADEAVAKGAKAVWFQLGVIDEAAYDRTRAAGLEMVMDRCPAIEIPRLG
- a CDS encoding YigZ family protein, with the protein product MQDEYRTVAHAGVHETEVNRSRFICALAPAATEQEAQDFLAALRKKHADATHNCWAYVIGADAAIQKASDDGEPGGTAGVPMLQMLLRRDMRYVVAVVTRYYGGVKLGAGGLIRAYGGAVGEALDAVGTITRRRFRLATVTVDHQRAGKVQNDLRSTGREVRDVRYGEAVTIEIGLPDADVEAFRGWLADATAGTAGFELGGEAYGDA
- a CDS encoding 4-hydroxybenzoate 3-monooxygenase; the encoded protein is MTSTTPHPNSAASQRFPVVIVGAGPAGLTIGNILRAASVDCLVLEIETREFIEQRPRAGVLEEWAVRGLQRRGLADTLLERAQRHTECEFRFAGERYRFEYGELTGVHHWVYPQQLLVTDLVREYADVRGGAIRFGVRDVELHDLDTDRPSVSYTCPRTGRREVVHCDFVAGCDGARGVTRTALPADRAHISRSDYGIGWLALLAEAPPSSDCVLFGMHPNGFAGHMARSADVTRYYLECPPGDDPENWSHDRVWTELQQRLGANGAPPLTEGRLIEKRVLDMHNYVVQPMVFGRLFLAGDAAHLTAPIAAKGMNLALHDAFLLGDGLVAHLTKGDGTGLDGYSQACLGRVWDYQEFSHWLSEVYHGTSSGDPYRAGTTLARLRRIFGSPTAARAFAEQYLGKNADY